In a genomic window of Elusimicrobiota bacterium:
- the atpG gene encoding ATP synthase F1 subunit gamma, which translates to MPSISALRRKIKGFKSTQQITKAMKMIAGARLARAQKNIINARPYAVKMQELLSDLAVRTSEFEVAAHPLLKKQVSKKAGLLVITGDKGLCGGFNNNVIRKAMEFINQQPGTEIKMFVAGRKAQEYFRRLNITASGEYSNIFSKLGFVHAELIGQDLINIYIKENLSKIVMIYNEFKSAISQQVVQVDLLPVEKPVESKKSKVDFLYEPQKDKILESLLPRYVKSQVFRSLLESYAAELSARMNAMDNATKSATELIEDLTLHMNKIRQANITMEIADIVGAVEALK; encoded by the coding sequence CGAAGGCCATGAAAATGATAGCCGGCGCGCGGCTTGCGAGGGCCCAGAAAAACATTATTAATGCGCGGCCTTATGCCGTAAAAATGCAGGAGTTGCTTTCAGATTTGGCTGTAAGAACATCTGAGTTTGAAGTCGCGGCACACCCTTTGTTGAAAAAACAGGTTTCAAAAAAGGCCGGGCTGCTTGTGATTACCGGCGATAAAGGGTTATGCGGCGGGTTTAACAATAATGTAATCCGCAAAGCTATGGAATTTATTAACCAGCAGCCTGGAACGGAAATAAAAATGTTTGTTGCAGGAAGAAAGGCCCAGGAATATTTCAGGAGATTAAATATCACTGCATCCGGCGAGTATTCAAATATTTTCAGCAAACTCGGTTTTGTTCACGCGGAACTTATCGGCCAGGACCTTATTAATATTTATATCAAAGAAAATCTCTCCAAAATCGTTATGATTTATAATGAATTTAAATCCGCTATTTCCCAGCAGGTGGTACAGGTTGATCTTTTGCCGGTTGAAAAACCAGTTGAATCCAAAAAATCCAAAGTAGATTTTCTTTATGAGCCCCAAAAGGACAAGATTCTGGAATCATTGCTTCCAAGATACGTGAAATCCCAGGTTTTCAGGTCTCTGCTTGAGTCCTATGCCGCGGAGTTATCGGCAAGAATGAATGCCATGGATAATGCGACAAAAAGCGCAACCGAACTTATTGAAGATTTGACGCTTCATATGAATAAAATCCGGCAGGCGAATATTACAATGGAAATTGCGGATATTGTAGGAGCTGTTGAAGCGCTGAAATAA